The proteins below are encoded in one region of Williamsoniiplasma luminosum:
- a CDS encoding lipoprotein, with amino-acid sequence MKKLLALLGSLLMVGGSATTVVACGTRVYDRVNISDINIDSVHVGDDFEQLKQDIETEIIEISKEARIEVDYVINGDTNKPGTIVVVAVPSSKLLEGKFEISVGQIDISKIQINDIKVGLEKASVEDKIDKEIKGLFVDAQLGLDYVIEGLDDLLRGTKIIRTGLISVIANEDYLTGGFLLEINENGSTTTPLPPTKPTIPGYKKKDISKIEIKDVTNKTTMVEVKTKVAEKIKTISKEAILGADYLIVGNPQQDKIIKVKTISSSSWIEENFEIQVKQDISNIEINNINVGMETRAIEGEILNAVKSLYDNAKLDTDYKVEGLKNLLIDDQDEKIDITGYVSVLAIGDYLMGAFLLEISEDGSITKPIEKPNRPTIPDEKKDIYLLQGEITDVDNETDKKELDAIIYSKIKEFAEQDVLVGWDYIISGDPKKDKIIKVSATSLSELIEGSFTINVKPVIRSIDISDVEVNDIKYGDNIDQAHAKIAEKIKAKYEDAQLRQDYTVEGLEKIIKEGVIGIDGKVTVKGVGARLHGGFDLEINENGSTTKPFEPGTNPPGSIRPELIPLLTNIENIKITDVTNKTTEGALKNKIEEEIQKISKEAKFGIDYLIEGNPKNDKQIQVKATGSSKWIIGSFTIDVKQLNLTENISKIQAELQAILDERPTQTWTDTDLQNRINTRYGNGEITVQKSETSNRISGENLHQNKYNFIGNGTEYNKFKYDGNITLTHKWKETVDKSEDISTITKNLQDILSGRKESAWTQSELQIEVDKIDGVGAITVQKDGVSTRSSSIVPGKDKWKFIGNGKIDNAFTYNGQTSLDHNWSKTTDTTKPITNIDSQLQAILSGRKESAWTQSELQNEVDKIDGVGAITVQKDGVSTRSSSIVPGKDKWKFIGNGKIDNAFTYNGQTSLDHNWSKTTDTTKPISDINAQLETILSGRKESAWTQNDLQTEVDKLDGVGAITVQKDGVSTRSSSIVPGKDKWKFIGNGKVENAFNYNGQTSLDHNWSKTTDTTKPISDINAQLETILSGRKESAWTQSELQIEVDKIDGVGAITVQKDGVSTRSSSIVPGKDKWKFIGNGKVENAFNYNGQTSLDHNWSKTTDTTKPISDINAQLETILSGRKESAWTQSELQIEVDKIDGVGAITVQKDGVSTRSSSIVPGKDKWKFIGNGKVENAFNYNGQTSLDHNWSKTTDTTKPISDINAQLETILSGRKESAWTQSELQIEVDKIDGVGAITVQKDGVSTRSSSIVPGKDKWKFIGNGKVENAFNYNGQTSLDHNWSKTTDTTKPIGDLESALKAILAERPTEAWTESDLQNRVNKDYPLGGISVKKGSLSRGSHTENREDLYIFSANGNINNVHEYVGELPLTHTWTETIYIKDDISKIKITDVTNKTTDSEVKNKVADKIKAINKAAVLGTDYTIKGNPQNSQTIQIKATDSSELITGAFTINVLDNRKDVSKISLGIKIGETVANTHAKIQEKIKKEVLGRYPDEGRDYRIDMNQVTKLTHDIHGGLNATFKDSGTVDVFGVGDRLKGKFIFHVNKDGTVPGTNPPVDPPTPGNKINIDGLLVDAYVGETVGQAKRKVKQELSKRLGKDAVEGVDYEMMDSEISWYTNGNTNDNAVIDKAPYSGNWYIYGKGDRISGKGKVRVSHDSNVKPPNPNPPSSNDVSIVRDRLQALLDRQAIQEHHSILEKRMNEELASDPELKGIVVRQASTGRNEYVFWGDKNGWTGRITLSWRNPNWPNKLQ; translated from the coding sequence ATGAAAAAATTATTAGCATTATTAGGAAGTCTTTTAATGGTTGGGGGAAGTGCAACCACTGTTGTTGCTTGCGGAACTCGTGTTTATGATCGAGTTAATATTTCAGATATTAATATTGACTCAGTTCATGTTGGTGATGATTTTGAACAATTAAAACAAGATATTGAGACAGAAATAATAGAAATATCTAAAGAAGCAAGAATTGAAGTTGATTATGTCATTAATGGTGATACAAACAAACCAGGAACAATCGTTGTTGTTGCTGTGCCTTCAAGTAAATTACTTGAAGGAAAATTTGAAATAAGTGTTGGACAAATAGATATTTCCAAGATTCAAATTAATGATATCAAAGTCGGACTTGAAAAAGCTTCAGTTGAAGACAAAATTGATAAAGAAATTAAAGGCTTATTTGTTGATGCTCAATTAGGTTTAGATTATGTCATTGAAGGATTAGATGACTTATTACGTGGAACTAAGATTATTAGAACTGGATTGATCAGCGTTATTGCAAATGAAGATTATTTAACTGGTGGGTTTTTATTAGAAATTAATGAAAATGGTTCAACAACAACTCCACTCCCACCAACTAAGCCAACAATTCCTGGTTATAAAAAGAAAGATATTTCTAAAATTGAAATCAAAGATGTAACTAATAAAACAACAATGGTTGAAGTTAAAACAAAAGTGGCAGAAAAAATTAAAACTATATCTAAAGAAGCGATTTTAGGAGCTGATTATCTAATTGTTGGAAATCCACAACAAGATAAAATAATTAAAGTTAAAACAATTAGTTCAAGTTCATGAATTGAAGAGAATTTTGAAATTCAAGTGAAACAAGATATTTCGAATATTGAAATAAATAATATCAATGTCGGAATGGAAACTCGTGCAATTGAGGGTGAAATTTTGAATGCAGTCAAATCCTTATATGATAATGCTAAATTAGATACAGATTATAAAGTTGAAGGATTAAAAAATTTATTAATCGATGATCAGGACGAAAAAATTGACATCACTGGATATGTAAGTGTTCTGGCCATTGGAGATTATTTAATGGGAGCATTTTTATTAGAAATTAGTGAGGATGGATCAATAACTAAACCAATTGAAAAACCGAACCGACCAACAATTCCTGATGAAAAGAAAGATATTTATCTTTTACAAGGTGAAATTACAGATGTTGACAATGAAACAGACAAGAAAGAACTTGATGCTATTATTTATTCAAAAATCAAAGAATTTGCAGAACAGGATGTTTTAGTTGGATGAGATTATATAATTTCTGGAGATCCAAAAAAAGACAAGATTATCAAAGTTTCGGCAACTAGTTTGAGTGAATTAATTGAAGGAAGTTTTACAATCAATGTGAAACCAGTTATTCGTTCTATCGATATTTCAGACGTTGAAGTTAATGACATTAAATATGGGGATAACATAGATCAAGCTCATGCAAAAATTGCAGAAAAAATTAAAGCGAAATATGAAGATGCTCAATTACGCCAAGATTATACAGTTGAAGGGTTAGAAAAAATCATAAAAGAAGGTGTTATCGGAATTGATGGAAAGGTAACTGTTAAAGGTGTTGGAGCACGTTTACATGGGGGATTTGATTTAGAAATTAATGAAAATGGTTCAACAACAAAACCATTCGAACCGGGAACAAATCCACCTGGTTCTATTCGACCAGAACTAATTCCTCTTTTAACCAACATTGAAAATATTAAAATCACTGATGTAACTAATAAAACAACTGAGGGCGCACTTAAAAATAAAATTGAAGAAGAAATTCAAAAAATATCTAAGGAGGCTAAATTTGGTATTGATTATCTAATTGAAGGTAATCCCAAAAATGATAAACAAATTCAAGTTAAAGCAACTGGTTCAAGCAAGTGAATTATAGGAAGTTTTACAATTGATGTTAAACAACTTAACCTAACAGAAAATATTTCAAAAATTCAAGCTGAGCTACAAGCTATTTTGGATGAACGACCAACCCAAACTTGAACCGACACTGATTTACAAAATCGAATTAATACAAGATATGGCAATGGAGAGATTACAGTTCAAAAAAGCGAAACTTCAAATCGTATTTCTGGGGAAAATCTTCACCAAAATAAATACAACTTTATTGGAAACGGAACAGAATACAATAAGTTCAAATATGATGGCAACATAACTTTAACTCATAAGTGAAAAGAGACAGTTGACAAATCAGAAGATATTTCAACAATTACAAAAAATTTACAAGATATTTTAAGTGGTAGAAAAGAATCAGCTTGAACTCAAAGTGAGTTGCAAATTGAGGTTGATAAAATTGATGGTGTTGGAGCAATTACAGTGCAAAAAGATGGGGTTTCAACTCGTTCTTCAAGCATAGTGCCTGGCAAAGACAAATGAAAATTTATTGGAAATGGAAAAATTGATAATGCTTTCACATATAATGGTCAAACTAGTTTAGACCATAATTGATCAAAAACAACTGATACAACCAAACCTATTACAAACATTGATTCTCAATTACAAGCTATTTTAAGTGGTAGAAAAGAATCAGCTTGAACTCAAAGTGAGTTGCAAAATGAAGTTGATAAAATTGATGGTGTTGGAGCAATTACAGTGCAAAAAGATGGGGTTTCAACTCGTTCTTCAAGCATAGTGCCTGGCAAAGACAAATGAAAATTTATTGGAAATGGAAAAATTGATAATGCTTTCACATATAATGGTCAAACTAGTTTAGACCATAATTGATCAAAAACAACTGATACAACCAAACCTATTTCAGACATTAATGCTCAATTAGAAACTATTTTAAGTGGTAGAAAAGAATCAGCTTGAACTCAAAATGACTTGCAAACTGAAGTTGATAAACTTGATGGTGTTGGAGCAATCACGGTGCAAAAAGATGGGGTTTCAACTCGTTCTTCAAGCATAGTGCCTGGCAAAGACAAATGAAAATTTATTGGAAATGGAAAAGTTGAGAATGCTTTCAACTATAATGGTCAAACTAGTTTAGACCATAATTGATCAAAAACAACTGATACAACCAAACCTATTTCAGACATTAATGCTCAATTAGAAACTATTTTAAGTGGTAGAAAAGAATCAGCTTGAACTCAAAGTGAGTTGCAAATTGAGGTTGATAAAATTGATGGTGTTGGAGCAATTACAGTGCAAAAAGATGGGGTTTCAACTCGTTCTTCAAGCATAGTGCCTGGCAAAGACAAATGAAAATTTATTGGGAATGGAAAAGTTGAGAATGCTTTCAACTATAATGGTCAAACTAGTTTAGACCATAATTGATCAAAAACAACTGATACAACCAAACCTATTTCAGACATTAATGCTCAATTAGAAACTATTTTAAGTGGTAGAAAAGAATCAGCTTGAACTCAAAGTGAGTTGCAAATTGAGGTTGATAAAATTGATGGTGTTGGAGCAATTACAGTGCAAAAAGATGGGGTTTCAACTCGTTCTTCAAGCATAGTGCCTGGCAAAGACAAATGAAAATTTATTGGGAATGGAAAAGTTGAGAATGCTTTCAACTATAATGGTCAAACTAGTTTAGACCATAATTGATCAAAAACAACTGATACAACCAAACCTATTTCAGACATTAATGCTCAATTAGAAACTATTTTAAGTGGTAGAAAAGAATCAGCTTGAACTCAAAGTGAGTTGCAAATTGAGGTTGATAAAATTGATGGTGTTGGAGCAATTACAGTGCAAAAAGATGGGGTTTCAACTCGTTCTTCAAGCATAGTGCCTGGCAAAGACAAATGAAAATTTATTGGGAATGGAAAAGTTGAGAATGCTTTCAACTATAATGGTCAAACTAGTTTAGACCATAATTGATCAAAAACAACTGATACAACCAAACCTATAGGAGATCTTGAGTCTGCATTGAAAGCAATTTTAGCCGAACGTCCAACAGAAGCTTGAACTGAAAGTGATTTACAAAATCGAGTTAATAAAGATTATCCTTTAGGCGGAATTAGTGTTAAAAAAGGTAGTTTGTCTCGTGGTTCTCATACAGAAAACCGCGAAGATTTATATATTTTTAGTGCTAATGGCAATATCAATAATGTCCATGAATATGTTGGTGAACTTCCATTAACTCACACTTGAACAGAAACAATTTATATAAAAGATGATATTTCTAAAATTAAAATCACTGATGTAACCAATAAAACAACTGATAGTGAAGTTAAGAATAAAGTTGCGGATAAGATAAAAGCTATTAATAAAGCTGCAGTTTTAGGAACTGATTACACAATTAAAGGAAATCCACAAAATAGTCAAACTATTCAAATTAAAGCAACTGACTCAAGTGAATTAATTACAGGAGCATTTACAATTAATGTTCTAGATAATAGGAAAGATGTAAGCAAGATTAGTTTGGGAATTAAAATTGGAGAAACTGTAGCGAATACTCATGCTAAAATACAAGAAAAAATAAAAAAAGAAGTGTTGGGTAGATACCCTGATGAAGGCCGTGATTATCGAATCGATATGAACCAAGTAACTAAATTAACACATGACATTCATGGTGGACTCAATGCTACTTTTAAAGATTCAGGGACAGTAGACGTCTTTGGGGTTGGGGATAGACTTAAGGGTAAATTCATCTTTCATGTTAACAAGGATGGAACAGTTCCAGGTACAAATCCACCAGTTGATCCACCAACTCCAGGGAATAAGATTAATATTGATGGTCTTTTAGTTGATGCTTATGTCGGAGAAACTGTGGGTCAAGCCAAACGTAAAGTAAAACAAGAATTGTCAAAAAGATTAGGCAAAGACGCTGTTGAAGGTGTTGATTATGAGATGATGGATAGTGAAATATCATGATACACCAATGGAAATACAAATGACAACGCTGTAATCGACAAAGCTCCATATTCTGGTAATTGATACATCTATGGAAAAGGTGATCGAATTAGTGGTAAGGGAAAAGTTCGAGTTTCACATGATTCAAATGTAAAACCACCAAATCCTAATCCACCAAGTTCAAACGATGTTTCAATTGTGAGAGACAGATTACAAGCATTACTAGATAGACAAGCAATCCAAGAACATCATTCAATATTAGAAAAAAGAATGAACGAAGAATTAGCAAGTGACCCAGAATTAAAAGGCATAGTAGTACGACAAGCTTCTACAGGTAGAAATGAATATGTGTTCTGAGGGGATAAGAATGGATGAACAGGCAGAATAACACTGTCATGACGCAATCCAAACTGACCAAACAAATTACAATAA
- a CDS encoding lipoprotein, whose product MKKLLALLGSLLMVGGSATTVVACGTRVYDRVNISGINTKLPLVWLNDDFEKLKLDIAAEIRTISQDAAIDVDYTIKGNTTESGKGRIIVESMSSSKLLEGSFKLDVLGDKIPISDIKINDIKVKDTKAWVEHRISDEITVKFGDAQLGYDYIIEGLDDLLVGDQVNMTGFVSVIAIGQWLIGGFLLQINENGSITTPFPPTDPTEPTDPKPEDRVNISDLQGKIININSMSTIQDAIAEVKKQIKTKSKWAVFGRDYTIAGNPQKDKVLQVKTTLTSKWITGSFTIDVKQIYDISKINITGAQVGHSIDAINGTIRDAIQALYSDAEMNKDYEVHGLENLLKDNEDQIIDMEGFVGVKSIEDNLTGAFLLQINENGSITKPIVPPTKPTDPNFKKQDISQLQGKITGINKDTTKEELNDQIYSKIRRLVEPEDAIFGWDYTIGGSPKNDKIIKVDAIDPSDLIFGSFTIDVERDIEDIIHISTIKEELQQILAEKEHATWTQSELQNEVDTKYGVGEITVQEIETSSRAWDEQHHKQDWKFIGNGLITNSYKYNGDVTLTHEWKETIDKTEDISTIQTALEEILKSRPAQAWTESELQTEVNTKYPLGGISVKKGGSSRASHPQSHNDPYIFSGDGNISNEHQYKGSITLTHSWTETIDDTINISTITTDLQAILNKRPTQAWTQSELQNEVDTKYNVGEITVQKIDTLTRASGVENRVHQYKFIGNGLTSNSYKYNGDVTLNHDWKETIDKTVHISTITNDLQAILNERSATTWTQSELQARVNTTYGIGHITVQKIDAFGRASDVVDRVNRYKFIGNGLITNSAKYNGDIKLIHNWKETIDDTVHISTIDDELQKILDHKEHAGWTTNDLQTKINEKYGTGEITVEEINSSSRAWDEQHHTQEWKFIGNGLISNSAKYNGDIILKHKWSIVINTTSPISQIQGELQHILDEKKHAGWTTNDLQTKINEKYGTGEITVEEINSSSRAWETQHHTQEWKFIGNGSVNNSYKYNSDVTLTHGWKETSDTTQPISTIQTALEEILKSRPAQAWTESELQTEVNTKYPLGGISVKKGGSSRASHPQSHNDPYIFSGDGNISNEHQYKGSITLTHSWTETIDDTINISTITTDLQAILNKRPTQAWTQSELQNEVDTKYNVGEITVQKIDTLTRASGVENRVHQYKFIGNGLTSNSYKYNGDVTLDHDWKETIDKTKNISTISNDLLVILNKRPTQAWSQSELQTEVDTKYGAGEITVAKIDALTRASGIENRKHQYQFIGNGLISNSYKYNSNVTLDHDWKETIDKTENISTISNDLQTILNKRPTQAWSQSELQTEVDTKYGAGEITVAKIDALTRASGVLDHTNQYKFIGNGSINNSYKYKGDVNLDHNWKETIDKTIHISTISNDLQAILNKRPTQVWTQSELQNEVDTKYNVGEIRVEKIESSNRATITKPYTQKWKFIGKGNIDNNFQYYGYITLDHNGSELITTNGDISHLKVQVKIGDTIGFAKKKVAEAIKNNVFSKAKEGTDYYFELNELVNLTGAWSAHDTDTFGKNGEAGVYTQGNELKGSFKLIVGTGPKPPVIDPPVDPPNPGNKINIDGLFVDAYIGETVGQAKRKVKQELSKRLGKDAVEGVDYEMKNSEITEFTSGNTDDNAVIDRAPLSANWYIYGKSDRISGKGKVRVSRDSNVKPPTGNDISNIKSELQSLLDSVPLGDKYKMEAEIQKKLDNNSKYSGIVVKLWRHDAKYFDFKGGTSQYTGEVSLLWNGNSNPGPNPGGGPIAKIKDELQRIVRSFTSASSMESLTANIRDAVNREFSGITTTYEFRNGIPRNWFIFTGDGNPWHGRIDIAWALPL is encoded by the coding sequence ATGAAAAAATTATTAGCATTATTAGGAAGTCTTTTAATGGTTGGGGGAAGCGCAACCACCGTTGTTGCTTGCGGAACTCGTGTTTATGATAGAGTTAATATTTCAGGGATTAATACCAAGCTTCCATTAGTTTGACTTAATGATGATTTTGAAAAACTAAAACTAGACATCGCAGCTGAAATAAGAACAATCTCTCAAGATGCTGCAATTGATGTCGATTATACAATTAAAGGTAATACAACCGAATCAGGAAAAGGCAGGATAATTGTTGAATCTATGTCTTCAAGTAAATTACTTGAAGGATCATTTAAACTTGATGTTCTAGGTGACAAAATACCTATATCAGACATTAAAATTAATGATATTAAAGTTAAAGACACCAAAGCTTGAGTTGAGCATAGAATTTCAGATGAAATTACAGTTAAATTTGGAGATGCTCAATTAGGTTATGATTATATCATTGAAGGATTAGATGACTTATTAGTTGGTGATCAAGTTAACATGACTGGTTTTGTTAGTGTTATCGCAATTGGGCAGTGATTAATTGGCGGATTTTTATTACAAATCAATGAAAATGGGTCAATAACAACCCCATTTCCACCAACAGATCCAACTGAACCAACAGATCCAAAACCTGAGGATCGAGTTAATATTTCTGACTTGCAAGGAAAAATAATAAACATTAATAGTATGAGTACAATTCAAGATGCTATAGCAGAAGTCAAAAAACAAATTAAGACTAAATCTAAGTGAGCAGTTTTTGGACGTGATTATACAATTGCTGGAAACCCACAAAAAGATAAAGTACTCCAAGTTAAAACTACACTTACAAGTAAGTGAATAACTGGAAGTTTTACAATTGATGTTAAACAAATATACGATATTTCCAAGATAAATATTACAGGTGCCCAAGTTGGACATAGTATAGATGCTATCAATGGAACAATTCGTGATGCAATTCAGGCTTTATATAGTGATGCAGAAATGAATAAAGATTATGAAGTCCATGGATTAGAAAACTTATTAAAAGATAATGAAGACCAAATTATTGATATGGAAGGGTTTGTCGGAGTTAAGTCAATTGAAGACAATTTAACCGGGGCGTTCTTATTACAAATTAATGAAAATGGTTCAATAACTAAACCAATCGTTCCACCAACTAAACCAACAGATCCAAATTTTAAGAAACAAGATATTTCTCAATTACAAGGAAAAATAACAGGTATTAACAAAGACACAACTAAGGAAGAACTTAATGATCAAATCTATTCAAAAATTCGCAGATTAGTTGAACCTGAAGATGCTATTTTTGGATGGGATTATACAATTGGTGGGAGCCCCAAAAACGATAAGATAATCAAAGTCGATGCCATTGATCCAAGTGATTTAATTTTTGGAAGTTTCACAATTGATGTCGAAAGAGATATTGAGGATATAATCCATATTTCAACAATTAAAGAAGAACTACAACAAATTTTAGCAGAGAAAGAGCATGCAACTTGAACTCAAAGTGAGTTGCAAAATGAGGTTGATACAAAATATGGAGTTGGAGAAATTACAGTTCAAGAAATCGAAACTTCTTCTCGTGCTTGAGACGAACAACATCATAAACAAGATTGAAAATTTATCGGAAATGGATTAATCACCAATTCATATAAATACAATGGTGATGTTACTTTAACTCACGAATGAAAAGAAACAATTGATAAAACAGAAGATATTTCAACAATTCAAACTGCATTAGAGGAAATTTTAAAATCTCGTCCGGCCCAAGCTTGAACTGAAAGTGAGTTGCAAACTGAAGTTAATACAAAATATCCTTTAGGTGGTATTAGTGTTAAAAAAGGTGGTTCATCTCGTGCTTCTCATCCGCAAAGCCACAATGATCCATATATTTTTAGTGGTGATGGTAATATTAGTAATGAACATCAGTACAAAGGGTCAATTACTTTAACACATAGTTGAACAGAAACAATTGATGACACTATAAATATTTCAACCATTACAACTGATTTACAAGCTATTTTAAATAAACGTCCAACTCAAGCTTGAACTCAAAGTGAGTTGCAAAATGAAGTTGATACAAAATATAACGTTGGAGAAATTACAGTTCAAAAAATCGACACTTTAACTCGTGCTTCTGGTGTAGAAAACCGTGTGCACCAATACAAATTTATCGGAAATGGTTTAACCAGCAATTCGTATAAATACAATGGTGATGTTACATTGAATCATGATTGAAAAGAAACAATTGATAAAACTGTACATATTTCAACAATTACAAATGATTTACAAGCTATTTTAAACGAACGTTCTGCCACAACTTGAACTCAAAGTGAGTTGCAAGCTCGTGTTAATACAACATATGGTATTGGGCACATTACAGTTCAAAAAATTGATGCTTTTGGACGAGCTTCTGATGTAGTGGATCGTGTGAATCGATACAAATTTATTGGAAATGGTTTAATTACTAATTCAGCTAAATATAACGGTGATATTAAATTAATTCATAATTGAAAAGAAACAATTGATGACACTGTACATATTTCAACAATTGACGATGAACTGCAAAAAATTTTAGACCATAAAGAGCATGCAGGTTGAACTACAAACGATTTACAAACTAAAATCAATGAAAAATATGGAACTGGAGAAATTACAGTTGAGGAAATAAACTCTTCTTCTCGTGCATGAGACGAACAACATCACACACAAGAATGAAAATTTATTGGAAATGGTTTAATTAGCAATTCAGCTAAATATAACGGTGATATTATTTTGAAACATAAGTGATCAATTGTAATAAATACAACATCACCTATTTCACAAATTCAAGGTGAATTACAACACATTTTAGATGAGAAAAAACATGCAGGTTGAACTACAAACGATTTACAAACTAAAATTAATGAAAAATATGGAACTGGAGAAATTACAGTTGAGGAAATAAACTCTTCTTCTCGTGCATGAGAAACACAACATCACACACAAGAATGAAAATTTATTGGAAATGGTTCAGTCAACAATTCATATAAATATAATAGTGACGTTACTTTAACTCATGGTTGAAAAGAAACAAGTGACACAACCCAACCTATTTCAACAATTCAAACTGCATTAGAGGAAATTTTAAAATCTCGTCCGGCCCAAGCTTGAACTGAAAGTGAGTTGCAAACTGAAGTTAATACAAAATATCCTTTAGGTGGTATTAGTGTTAAAAAAGGTGGTTCATCTCGTGCTTCTCATCCGCAAAGCCACAATGATCCATATATTTTTAGTGGTGATGGTAATATTAGTAATGAACATCAGTACAAAGGGTCAATTACTTTAACACATAGTTGAACAGAAACAATTGATGACACTATAAATATTTCAACCATTACAACTGATTTACAAGCTATTTTAAATAAACGTCCAACTCAAGCTTGAACTCAAAGTGAGTTGCAAAATGAAGTTGATACAAAATATAACGTTGGAGAAATTACAGTTCAAAAAATCGACACTTTAACTCGTGCTTCTGGTGTAGAAAACCGTGTGCATCAATACAAATTTATCGGAAATGGTTTAACCAGCAATTCGTATAAATACAATGGTGATGTTACATTGGATCATGATTGAAAAGAAACAATTGATAAAACAAAAAATATTTCAACAATTTCAAATGATTTACTAGTTATTTTAAACAAACGCCCAACCCAAGCTTGAAGTCAAAGTGAGTTGCAAACTGAAGTTGATACAAAATATGGAGCAGGGGAAATTACAGTTGCAAAAATTGATGCTTTAACTCGTGCTTCAGGTATAGAAAATCGCAAACACCAATACCAATTTATTGGAAATGGCTTAATCAGCAATTCATATAAATACAATAGTAATGTTACATTGGATCATGATTGAAAAGAAACAATTGATAAAACAGAAAATATTTCAACAATTTCAAATGATTTGCAAACTATTTTAAACAAACGCCCAACCCAAGCTTGAAGTCAAAGTGAGTTGCAAACTGAAGTTGATACAAAATATGGAGCAGGGGAAATTACAGTTGCAAAAATCGATGCTTTAACTCGTGCTTCAGGTGTATTAGATCATACAAACCAATACAAATTTATTGGAAATGGTTCAATAAATAATTCATATAAATACAAGGGTGATGTTAATTTAGATCATAATTGAAAAGAAACAATTGATAAAACTATACATATTTCAACAATTTCAAATGATTTACAAGCTATTTTAAACAAACGCCCAACCCAAGTTTGAACTCAAAGTGAATTGCAAAATGAAGTTGATACAAAATATAATGTTGGAGAAATTAGAGTGGAGAAAATAGAATCTTCAAATCGTGCCACCATCACAAAACCATATACACAAAAATGAAAATTTATTGGAAAAGGAAATATAGACAATAATTTCCAATATTATGGTTATATTACTTTGGATCATAATGGTTCAGAACTTATTACTACAAATGGAGATATCAGTCATTTAAAAGTTCAAGTTAAAATTGGTGATACTATAGGGTTTGCTAAAAAGAAAGTGGCAGAAGCAATAAAAAATAATGTTTTTAGCAAAGCAAAAGAGGGTACCGATTATTATTTTGAACTTAATGAACTGGTGAACTTAACAGGCGCATGAAGTGCGCATGATACTGATACATTTGGAAAAAATGGAGAAGCTGGAGTATACACACAAGGAAATGAACTTAAAGGTTCTTTCAAACTTATTGTTGGAACTGGTCCAAAACCACCAGTAATTGATCCACCAGTTGATCCACCAAATCCAGGAAATAAGATTAATATTGATGGTCTTTTCGTTGATGCTTATATTGGGGAAACTGTCGGTCAAGCCAAACGTAAAGTAAAACAAGAATTATCAAAAAGATTAGGCAAAGACGCTGTCGAAGGTGTTGATTATGAAATGAAAAATAGTGAAATCACAGAATTCACAAGTGGAAATACAGATGATAATGCTGTAATCGACAGAGCTCCACTCTCTGCTAATTGATACATCTATGGAAAAAGTGATCGAATTAGTGGTAAGGGAAAAGTTCGAGTTTCACGTGATTCAAATGTAAAACCACCAACCGGAAATGATATTAGTAATATTAAGAGTGAGTTACAAAGTCTTTTAGATTCAGTTCCATTAGGTGACAAATATAAGATGGAAGCAGAAATTCAAAAAAAATTAGATAACAACTCAAAATATAGTGGAATAGTTGTAAAACTATGAAGGCATGATGCAAAGTACTTTGATTTTAAAGGGGGAACTAGTCAATACACTGGTGAAGTATCATTGTTATGAAATGGAAACTCAAATCCTGGTCCTAATCCAGGTGGAGGACCTATAGCCAAGATCAAAGATGAATTGCAGAGAATCGTCAGATCATTTACGAGCGCAAGTAGTATGGAGAGTCTGACAGCCAATATAAGAGATGCGGTAAATCGTGAATTCAGTGGTATAACTACGACATATGAATTTAGAAATGGAATACCTAGAAATTGATTTATATTTACTGGTGATGGCAATCCATGACATGGTCGTATAGACATAGCTTGAGCACTGCCATTATAA